Proteins found in one Tamandua tetradactyla isolate mTamTet1 chromosome 3, mTamTet1.pri, whole genome shotgun sequence genomic segment:
- the ZFAND2B gene encoding AN1-type zinc finger protein 2B isoform X1: MEFPDLGAHCSEPSCQRLDFLPLKCDACSGIFCADHVAYAQHHCGSAYQKDIQVPVCPLCNVPVPVARGEPPDRAVGEHIDRDCRSDPAQQKRKIFTNKCDRSGCRQREMMKLTCERCGRNFCIKHRHPLDHGCSGTEHPTSRAGLAAISRARGLAASTSTVSSPSPTLASASPSSLLNVCHRAATQSPSQTGPPVIALQNGLSEDEALQRALELSLAETKSQVPSLQEEEDLALAQALSASEAEYRRQQGPQGKEARSSFEWTDRLK; the protein is encoded by the exons ATGGAGTTTCCGGATCTCGGGGCTCACTGTTCGGAGCCGAGCTGTCAGCGCTTAG ATTTTCTGCCCCTCAAGTGCGACGCCTGCTCTGGCATCTTCTGCGCAGACCATGTGGCCTATGCCCAGCATCACTGTGGATCTGCTTACCAAAAG GATATCCAGGTTCCTGTATGCCCACTCTGCAACGTGCCAGTGCCTGTGGCCAGAGGAGAGCCCCCTGACCGTGCTGTGGGGGAGCACATTGACAGAGATTGTCGTTCTGATCCAGCTCAGCAAAAACGCAAG ATCTTCACCAATAAGTGTGACCGCTCTGGCTGCCGGCAGCGAGAAATGATGAAGCTGACCTGTGAACGCTGTGGCCGAAACTTCTGCATCAAGCACCGTCACCCACTGGACCATGGTTGCTCTGGGACAGAACACCCTACCAGCCGGGCAGG ACTTGCTGCCATCTCCAGAGCACGAGGTCTGGCTGCCTCTACAAGCACTGTCTCCAGCCCAAGTCCAACCTTGGCTTCTGCCTCTCCTAGCAG CCTCTTGAATGTCTGCCATAGAGCTGCAACCCAGTCTCCATCCCAGACAGGCCCTCCAGTGATTGCTTTGCAGAATGGCTTG AGTGAGGATGAGGCTCTACAACGAGCCTTGGAGCTGTCCCTGGCAGAGACCAAGTCCCAGGTGCCTAG TTTGCAGGAGGAAGAAGACTTAGCTTTAGCCCAAGCGTTGTCAGCCAGTGAGGCAGAATACCGGCGGCAGCAG GGTCCACAGGGAAAGGAGGCCAGGAGCAGCTTCGAGTGGACAGACAGGCTGAAGTGA
- the ZFAND2B gene encoding AN1-type zinc finger protein 2B isoform X3 yields MEFPDLGAHCSEPSCQRLDFLPLKCDACSGIFCADHVAYAQHHCGSAYQKDIQVPVCPLCNVPVPVARGEPPDRAVGEHIDRDCRSDPAQQKRKIFTNKCDRSGCRQREMMKLTCERCGRNFCIKHRHPLDHGCSGTEHPTSRAGLAAISRARGLAASTSTVSSPSPTLASASPSRAATQSPSQTGPPVIALQNGLSEDEALQRALELSLAETKSQVPSLQEEEDLALAQALSASEAEYRRQQAQSRSLKPSTCNLC; encoded by the exons ATGGAGTTTCCGGATCTCGGGGCTCACTGTTCGGAGCCGAGCTGTCAGCGCTTAG ATTTTCTGCCCCTCAAGTGCGACGCCTGCTCTGGCATCTTCTGCGCAGACCATGTGGCCTATGCCCAGCATCACTGTGGATCTGCTTACCAAAAG GATATCCAGGTTCCTGTATGCCCACTCTGCAACGTGCCAGTGCCTGTGGCCAGAGGAGAGCCCCCTGACCGTGCTGTGGGGGAGCACATTGACAGAGATTGTCGTTCTGATCCAGCTCAGCAAAAACGCAAG ATCTTCACCAATAAGTGTGACCGCTCTGGCTGCCGGCAGCGAGAAATGATGAAGCTGACCTGTGAACGCTGTGGCCGAAACTTCTGCATCAAGCACCGTCACCCACTGGACCATGGTTGCTCTGGGACAGAACACCCTACCAGCCGGGCAGG ACTTGCTGCCATCTCCAGAGCACGAGGTCTGGCTGCCTCTACAAGCACTGTCTCCAGCCCAAGTCCAACCTTGGCTTCTGCCTCTCCTAGCAG AGCTGCAACCCAGTCTCCATCCCAGACAGGCCCTCCAGTGATTGCTTTGCAGAATGGCTTG AGTGAGGATGAGGCTCTACAACGAGCCTTGGAGCTGTCCCTGGCAGAGACCAAGTCCCAGGTGCCTAG TTTGCAGGAGGAAGAAGACTTAGCTTTAGCCCAAGCGTTGTCAGCCAGTGAGGCAGAATACCGGCGGCAGCAG GCCCAGAGCCGCAGCTTGAAGCCGTCTACCTGCAACCTGTGCTAG
- the ZFAND2B gene encoding AN1-type zinc finger protein 2B isoform X2 codes for MEFPDLGAHCSEPSCQRLDFLPLKCDACSGIFCADHVAYAQHHCGSAYQKDIQVPVCPLCNVPVPVARGEPPDRAVGEHIDRDCRSDPAQQKRKIFTNKCDRSGCRQREMMKLTCERCGRNFCIKHRHPLDHGCSGTEHPTSRAGLAAISRARGLAASTSTVSSPSPTLASASPSSLLNVCHRAATQSPSQTGPPVIALQNGLSEDEALQRALELSLAETKSQVPSLQEEEDLALAQALSASEAEYRRQQAQSRSLKPSTCNLC; via the exons ATGGAGTTTCCGGATCTCGGGGCTCACTGTTCGGAGCCGAGCTGTCAGCGCTTAG ATTTTCTGCCCCTCAAGTGCGACGCCTGCTCTGGCATCTTCTGCGCAGACCATGTGGCCTATGCCCAGCATCACTGTGGATCTGCTTACCAAAAG GATATCCAGGTTCCTGTATGCCCACTCTGCAACGTGCCAGTGCCTGTGGCCAGAGGAGAGCCCCCTGACCGTGCTGTGGGGGAGCACATTGACAGAGATTGTCGTTCTGATCCAGCTCAGCAAAAACGCAAG ATCTTCACCAATAAGTGTGACCGCTCTGGCTGCCGGCAGCGAGAAATGATGAAGCTGACCTGTGAACGCTGTGGCCGAAACTTCTGCATCAAGCACCGTCACCCACTGGACCATGGTTGCTCTGGGACAGAACACCCTACCAGCCGGGCAGG ACTTGCTGCCATCTCCAGAGCACGAGGTCTGGCTGCCTCTACAAGCACTGTCTCCAGCCCAAGTCCAACCTTGGCTTCTGCCTCTCCTAGCAG CCTCTTGAATGTCTGCCATAGAGCTGCAACCCAGTCTCCATCCCAGACAGGCCCTCCAGTGATTGCTTTGCAGAATGGCTTG AGTGAGGATGAGGCTCTACAACGAGCCTTGGAGCTGTCCCTGGCAGAGACCAAGTCCCAGGTGCCTAG TTTGCAGGAGGAAGAAGACTTAGCTTTAGCCCAAGCGTTGTCAGCCAGTGAGGCAGAATACCGGCGGCAGCAG GCCCAGAGCCGCAGCTTGAAGCCGTCTACCTGCAACCTGTGCTAG